The Yamadazyma tenuis chromosome 2, complete sequence sequence GGTTCACCGCATTGGTCTTCGTGGTATGTGCGGGCTTGGTATGGTTCTAttacttcttcttgccAATATCTTACGGTCACATCTCATTGCCTcctgaagaaatcagaaaAAGACAGTGGTTAGACATGAAATTACATTACTCTAAATAGTTTGTTTTAGAACACCGTTATTGAATTTTGCAGCTGCGCGCGTTTTACTCAAATCGACTCTATATGTCTGTCAAAGCGTTCTTACaagtggtgaagaaacaTATCGGCAGCTCGTCGTTGGAACCTCTTCGGTTCGTTACCGGTAACCAGTCAGCTGATCTTGACTCGGTCATCAGTGCCATCGGCTACTCATATTTGAACTATAAGTATGACTCCACTGTGTTCATCCCCCTCATCAACATCCCTAGACAAGACTTTAGTCTCAGAAGAGACATaaagttggtgttggaaacCAACGCCATCACCGAGGACTTGCTCTACTTCATCgaagacttcaagaatATCGCTGGTTCTCGGTCACAGACTGAGATTACGTTGGTAGACCATTGCAATCTCCAAGGAGAATCGTTGATTGAATACTTCCACAACCACCAGATCAAAGTAACAGGTATCATTGACCACCACGCGGACGAGAACGTCTTCTTGGATGCCAACCCTCGTACTATAAAGACGTGTGGGTCGTGCTCTTCGCTTGTATTCAACCACTGGAGCAGCAAGTTTGAAAACCTTGACGTCTTCAAACAGAACTCGGGTGAAAtcgtcaagttgttcacTGCTCCGTTGTTGATCGACACAAACAACATGTCGGacaaggtggaagaagatgaccGGGTGGCGTTGCAGTTGTACAAGCAAGTCTTGCAACAGGAAGTGACTTTGGCATCTTTCGACGAGCATTTCACCAATTACCACCAAACCATCAAAAGGGCTaaaaagaacttggacGGCTTCAAGGTCGACCAGGTATTGAGAAAAGACTACAAACAGTTTAAATTTGGTGGTATCAACATCGGGTTCAGCTCCATAGGAAAATCTGCCGAATGGTTGTTCAAGAGTTACTCCAATGAGGAGATTTTGAGTGGACTCAACAATgtcattgatttcttccacttGGACATGGTCATCGCCACCCCCTCGTACACCGACAAACAGAACCAGTATAGAAGAGAGTTTATCGTGGCATATCCCGAGACCagccaatttgaagaacttggtaCCCTTGAACCAAGATGTTCTACAT is a genomic window containing:
- the PPX1 gene encoding Exopolyphosphatase (COG:C; EggNog:ENOG503P0WK), translated to MSVKAFLQVVKKHIGSSSLEPLRFVTGNQSADLDSVISAIGYSYLNYKYDSTVFIPLINIPRQDFSLRRDIKLVLETNAITEDLLYFIEDFKNIAGSRSQTEITLVDHCNLQGESLIEYFHNHQIKVTGIIDHHADENVFLDANPRTIKTCGSCSSLVFNHWSSKFENLDVFKQNSGEIVKLFTAPLLIDTNNMSDKVEEDDRVALQLYKQVLQQEVTLASFDEHFTNYHQTIKRAKKNLDGFKVDQVLRKDYKQFKFGGINIGFSSIGKSAEWLFKSYSNEEILSGLNNVIDFFHLDMVIATPSYTDKQNQYRREFIVAYPETSQFEELGTLEPRCSTLALDKNVYNVESFEAKLDELNKSITVRVWNQTNLAASRKQIVPAVKDILDK